In the Novosphingobium sp. 9 genome, one interval contains:
- a CDS encoding chloride channel protein, with the protein MHLSDRTHDILKGLPGLDDSFDAARRRLASLVGAVLLGLIAILFAKMGDQAQEMFSAIFRHYPYAPLAMTPIAFVAVVWLTVRFFPAAKGSGIPQVMAASKDPELAYSGLLSLPVALGKLVLTVIMLMVGGSVGREGPTVQVSAAIMIACHRVLRVPITAGVLIAGGAAGVAAAFNTPLGGIVFAIEELASAYEQRVAVLVMGAVVVSGLVSLGIAGDYLYFGAVHESLPIVSVILVSPVAGIAGGVLGGAFAKTLLLFSRSKHAWFTKARSHPIVMAFVCGLIVAVIGVLTKGNTWGTGYATTRDMIEGTAATSAWFGPAKFVATAATAVSGAPGGIFAPSLAVGAGFGQLLSFCFPGTSVPAVILLGMCGYFVGVTRAPLTAVILLMETTGARAMILPLFVTAMIADSMSRFVSREKLYHGLSHGFLMHGERETSRQA; encoded by the coding sequence TTGCACCTGAGTGATCGCACCCACGACATCCTCAAGGGCCTGCCGGGTCTCGACGATTCCTTCGATGCCGCGCGGCGTCGCCTTGCCTCGCTGGTCGGCGCGGTGCTGCTGGGCCTGATCGCGATCCTGTTCGCCAAGATGGGCGATCAGGCGCAGGAAATGTTCAGCGCCATCTTCCGGCATTATCCTTATGCGCCGCTAGCGATGACGCCGATCGCCTTCGTCGCGGTCGTGTGGCTGACCGTACGCTTCTTTCCCGCCGCCAAGGGCTCAGGGATTCCGCAGGTCATGGCCGCGAGCAAGGACCCCGAACTGGCCTATAGCGGGTTGCTCTCGCTCCCGGTGGCGCTGGGCAAGCTGGTGCTGACCGTGATCATGCTGATGGTCGGCGGATCGGTGGGGCGCGAAGGGCCGACCGTGCAGGTCAGCGCCGCGATCATGATCGCCTGCCACCGCGTGCTGCGCGTGCCGATCACCGCAGGCGTCCTGATCGCAGGTGGCGCGGCGGGTGTCGCTGCAGCCTTCAACACGCCGCTGGGCGGCATCGTCTTCGCGATCGAGGAGCTCGCCTCCGCCTACGAACAGCGCGTTGCGGTGCTGGTGATGGGTGCGGTCGTGGTCTCGGGCCTGGTCAGCCTCGGCATCGCGGGTGACTATCTCTATTTCGGCGCAGTGCATGAAAGCCTGCCGATCGTCTCGGTGATCCTCGTCTCGCCCGTCGCGGGAATTGCAGGCGGTGTGCTCGGCGGTGCCTTCGCCAAAACGCTGTTGCTGTTCTCGCGCAGCAAGCACGCGTGGTTCACCAAGGCGCGCTCGCATCCGATCGTCATGGCCTTCGTCTGCGGCTTGATCGTGGCCGTGATCGGCGTGCTGACCAAGGGCAACACCTGGGGCACCGGCTATGCCACCACGCGCGACATGATCGAGGGCACCGCGGCAACTTCGGCGTGGTTCGGCCCTGCCAAGTTCGTCGCGACGGCGGCCACGGCAGTCTCGGGGGCGCCCGGCGGCATCTTCGCGCCTTCGCTGGCGGTCGGCGCCGGGTTCGGGCAACTGCTCTCGTTCTGCTTCCCCGGTACGTCGGTGCCTGCGGTGATCCTGCTGGGCATGTGCGGCTATTTCGTCGGTGTGACGCGTGCGCCGTTGACCGCCGTGATCCTGCTGATGGAAACCACCGGTGCCCGCGCGATGATCCTGCCGCTGTTCGTGACCGCAATGATCGCCGACAGCATGAGCCGCTTCGTCAGCCGCGAAAAGCTCTACCATGGCCTCTCGCACGGCTTTCTGATGCACGGCGAGCGCGAGACCTCGCGACAGGCCTGA
- a CDS encoding (deoxy)nucleoside triphosphate pyrophosphohydrolase produces MAVALVRRDGHVLMQRRPYDSMHGGLWEFPGGKVEPGEAPAAAAVREMDEELAVTLETSQLEPVGFAGDVTAGVPVRTIVICLYIAHRWTGEPQPQVASEIEWVPAEALKNLEMPPLDYPLAEQLCTLMKKVENRC; encoded by the coding sequence GTGGCAGTCGCGCTCGTTCGTCGCGATGGACATGTGCTCATGCAGCGCAGACCATACGATTCCATGCACGGCGGCCTATGGGAGTTCCCCGGTGGGAAAGTGGAGCCGGGCGAAGCCCCTGCGGCTGCGGCTGTGCGGGAAATGGATGAGGAGCTTGCTGTCACGCTCGAAACCTCTCAGCTCGAACCTGTGGGCTTTGCTGGAGATGTGACGGCAGGCGTCCCTGTGCGAACGATCGTCATCTGCCTCTATATTGCCCATCGCTGGACCGGCGAGCCGCAACCGCAAGTCGCCTCGGAGATCGAGTGGGTTCCCGCTGAGGCTTTGAAAAACCTGGAAATGCCGCCGTTGGATTACCCGCTGGCAGAGCAACTTTGCACTTTGATGAAAAAAGTCGAGAACAGGTGTTGA